The genomic region CTTCTGATCTGTGTGATATTTGTTGTCTTTGGTCTCTGAGTTGTTTGTTACCCTTTTCACTTGCATAGTAGATTGCTTTTAATCCATTTTTTTCTAGCTACATAGTGAAGGTATAAAACATTTTCTGTTCCTTGTAGaaatgattgaaatgaatGCATTAAATTGCAGTGACTTTGGTTTTGATCATTACATATGGATTTCAGTTggttcatttttgttttcctttacTTTCTTGTCTAAATGAAGCAGTAATTGATTGACATGAGTTAGTAAAATGTTCTGTTTCCTGGGCAGATGTCTATGGATGAAAGTTCTGATGATGCGGATGAGGAGACACCTAAGAAGGTATGTTTGGTAGACTGAAGtgctttttgaattttttgaatcTGCCCTGATTCcattaatgaaattttgtttcttttactTCTAAGGTTGAGGCAAGCAAGAAGAGACCTGCAGAAGCTGCTACCCCTGTTTCTGCAAAAAAGGCAAAATCTGCAGCAACACCTCAGAAGACAGGTAGTTCTCTTATCTCTTCACATGAAAGTCTTCTGCCGCTTTTTTCTGTTGTAATTGTTAATGGTTATCTTTTCTCTATGCTGTTTTGAAGTGGTAATGGTTAATTAGGATTGGTCCATTTATCTTCTTCTGATTTTAGTTTCTTGCTATTGCAGATGGTAAGAAGGGTGGTCACACAGCAACACCTCACCCATCAAAGCAAGCTGGGAAATCTTCTGCAAAGAGTCCGAAGTCTGGTGGTCAATTCTCTTGTGGATCTTGTAACAAGTACTTATCTACAACTTTTAAAACTACTTCCAATTTTATTTGAGTTGGTTACTTTACTAATGTCCTGCATATTACTATGAACAGGTCATTCGGCTCTGAGGGTGGTCTAGAATCTCACAAAAAGGCCAAGCATGGTGGCAAATGAATGGTGTAATACATAACATGCTCTTATGTTGTGTGCATGTTTAATTTTGGGGGAGAGATGTGTTCTGTTGTGGTTTTGGTAGATTATGCTTATCAGTAAATGAGGGGTCTATGGTTAACAAGACTTTGCGGATCCTTTTTTCTGATTCGGCACTATCATTTGGGTTATTATCCTGGAAAGGGTTTAGATTGTGATGCCGTTATCTATAATTTATGTGTTCTATTCATGCCAGTATGCATTTACATGGTCTTAAATGAAAGGTTCATGCTTTTCAAATTGTATGTTGAAGTGAAGTTTTGCATGGCGATGTTATTCATTTGCCAGTTGACTTTTATGTTATGGTTCATTGCAGCTTCCTGCTAGGGATGTCTAATAATTCTAGTGCTCTAATAAAATGTGGATAGTTTAGGGGATGACGATGTATTGGCTATTGACATTGTGCAATAGTTCATGAGCCTCACAGGTAGGATATAAACGACAGTTATATAGGGATAAACACTCCACCTGCCAAGGTTGACTTGTTCCCTTTGGTCACGttaatttttttggtaaaagAGACAACAAATAATGAGTTAAATCCAAGTCCAAACTCCGTTCCAGTTCgattttactcaaaatttattaaaaaagaaaaccgcAAAACTGATGTATTCTTCTTTTGACAAAAGAAACGTAAAATTAGTGGATAAACAACTTCCCTTTCATCTAAGCCACCAGACAGGCAAGAATCGGTTACTTgcaaattctaaaattctatAATCATCTCCTCTCATGAATAAACTAACACTAATAAGTAATAATTTGCGTTTAAATTCAGGAATACATAATTTTATAGAgcgtaaaattttaaactaagTATTGACAAAATCTATATTATTCCAATAGCTTAAAATACAGACCCTATTAGTACCTTAAACATATTCTGGATTGGCACGCGACAAAGGAGTAAAGCaaggaaaaattaaagttaaaatacTAAACTTTATAGCAATGAGTTAAGTATCTTATACAATAAAAGGCAATTCTTTAAAGTCTTTTTAACACCAAACATGTATCACGTTCCAACAATACAACACCTGTCAAGTTAAGATCAAAATAAGAAATAGAAAGTCCAGCAACTCACGGCCTCACTGAAACCACTCCTAGCTCGTCCATAAGACACCCACAACACCTATACCTTGCAGTAGAGCTGAGAAGAGGCTGCAGGCGCTTTCTTGTTTCTTCTACAAGTTAAATCTGACATACCCTTTTAACCTGTTTCTCAAGCACAGCACCGACAACCTGTACACAAATTCCATGATAAGCtgcaattaaaataatggCTTGGTCCCGAGAAGCAGGATTACCTGAACCTGCAAAACTCAATAATGTTGATAAGATAACAGATTTTCCTAGCAGTAAATTAAGTGTTTGAAATAGAGAAAGAGATCATAGGAAACAAAACCCAATTTAGAACCATGAATATCGTTCAATAGCCCGGAAGTGCGGTGGTCACACGGTACCTGACTGTaaattcatgaatgcacacatGCACACAACACTTCCAATGcacaaagaaaaattcatgcaTGCATTTGCCTAATACTAAACGTTAAAGCTATAAACAAAATCCAGAAGATAACAGTTCCCAAAGACTTGACCTATGTTAAGGATTATATCCTCCCAATCCCTACTAAAATCTGGAATGAGTAGAAAGAGATGTTAAATCTAATCGTTTCTAAGGAACAGTAAAATtttcgaaattaaaattgaaagaaacaaaGTAGATCAAGGCCATAACAAGAGATTCATGTGAGGAAagtataagaaaaaagaaaaattgtgcAGCTTAAAACCTCATCTGACTAGCAGACAGACATAACCAACTTGAGTGCCCATGTTGACAAAACTTAGTAATAGCAGGGAAAGAATCATTGAGACAAAATATGGTAAAACTTGTAAACAAAGTGAGAagaaaaatagcaaaaacaaTTAGGACcaaaatgaatttaattggAAGGCTGTATCAGAAAAAGGACAGAAAAGGTAGAATCTTCAAAAATAATGATGCAGTTAAGCACACAATCAAGCGTTATGAACAGAGTTGTAAAAGGCATGgaactaaaagaaaaaggtaaaacaaatttcaaattccatATCAAAGAATTGTGAACCTGCACACCACCTGCACAGTGGAAAATGGGCTGTAAGCTATATTTACTGGATGCTTGGTCTTAGTAGAAATATTCCTTCTTCTACTGAGGAagcaaaatatgaaaataatgatAGAAAAAGATAGAGACAAACCAGACAAGGTAATTTAATCAGTGTCAATGGCCTCCCAGCTATGGAGGCTACTCCTGCTGCTGCTGATGTCCATAGTACTTATCATCATTCTTTGCATATCCATTGTTACCATTCTCATTGTTATTATTGGCAGCATCATTATCAACTCTGTTAGCATTTTCTTGCTCCCTTTCACGGTTCCATTGCTCAATTTTCGCACGCCTCTCCTCACTGCCTTCACGAACTGGACTACGATTTCTCTTTCCCCCAGGGCTTCTGCTCCGTCCTCTCCTATGGCCAGGACTAGTGCTTCTATGCCTTTTACTCCGGCTTTCATGATAATGATCTCTATCACCATACCGTCTAATGTGGCCACGCCCACCATGAGAGCGTTCCTCATGGCTACCACGATGCTTTGGAGGGCTTCTGCTTCTGCTTTGGCTATGGCTTCGCCTCCTTCTATACCTCCCAAATAACTGGCGCCTCAACTCCCTGATGTAGATTAACAATGAACAAATTTAGACCTATTAAAACAAAGACCATATACAGGTAATGCTGATATGAAATGACATCCCACCTGCTGATTGTTTTCAGGTGCATGAAATTGCAATATCCACCACGATTGCAAGTATTCTCTTCATACTGCCTACAGGTGGCTTCACGGAAGTCAGTCACAGGTGAGAAGTCAACAATGATAGGACGGCCTGCAACAAAAAGGTCAGGTAATTTAAAGATACATGCATCTGTTGCAACACAATTCCAAAATGACCAATAGGTAGAAGCTAATAGAAAAGGGCAACTTAACAACATAACAATCTcttatgt from Theobroma cacao cultivar B97-61/B2 chromosome 9, Criollo_cocoa_genome_V2, whole genome shotgun sequence harbors:
- the LOC18590405 gene encoding splicing factor U2af small subunit B, producing the protein MAEHLASIFGTEKDRVNCPFYFKIGACRHGDRCSRLHTKPSISPTLLLSNMYQRPDMITPGVENQGNPIDPRKIQEHFEEFYEDLFEELSKYGEIESLNICDNLADHMVGNVYVQFREEEHAANALRNLSGRFYSGRPIIVDFSPVTDFREATCRQYEENTCNRGGYCNFMHLKTISRELRRQLFGRYRRRRSHSQSRSRSPPKHRGSHEERSHGGRGHIRRYGDRDHYHESRSKRHRSTSPGHRRGRSRSPGGKRNRSPVREGSEERRAKIEQWNREREQENANRVDNDAANNNNENGNNGYAKNDDKYYGHQQQQE